One window of Plasmodium relictum strain SGS1 genome assembly, chromosome: 14 genomic DNA carries:
- a CDS encoding N-alpha-acetyltransferase 15, NatA auxiliary subunit, putative produces the protein MKKEVADNNKLPNKEMNNFRLMTQLIELKKHKKAYKICEQILKKYPKNGETLAVKGYLLNLLDEKNKEEAFKFIKEGIKNNLFSSFCWYLYGCLYKIYKNYDESLKCFMKAIQLNKYDYKALKEACILLLYLKKYEQFKDLRLDMYKDSAKGVRDKAVLIFSFHLLKNYEKCYVVIKQIENELFNDNDLTSNEKHDLLIYMSEILLEGKMYNECLVFLKIHEKELIDKLWLYQMMGLIYLYENNFSQANFFFKEAFSFNYENLNLLLLILFTENNYNIGNKRNNNEGIKRMVDEKDNVNLLQSGSDEKRTISSLFYLDYKNEHKVSEKVNINKNVKVLLHDCILDIYGSDRNLKLLSKMDKNILNDYVCHNLEMHKYDIYTISEFNNFVNINLIDESKFKSNLDSSNVNEYINSLKINLKKENISLSSNKDIYSYNNIHWSEIFDVDLLYCHKRKFEKNMNILYFYKIKNFNEEEENCFENYFKNLQRKYAKSNLLKIFPLHFYNEKKFSYYVEKLLRSLCFQNSLTIFSYFKSLFTFKNIKIILFLLHKYIDNYDKVKEIYSFFDDEYNNCNDSSSLTENIQKENKMKNISNNVNNDFEKREFILENDLKNNMIEQNVDTNEEDEKKNNKSAKNIKKENSDSEKCYGTKLEERKNGINEKRLEDFIEEKEELNNMIAISSLGRESKKDEKEVKNSDKEKKEIKIDLKRERLTKEEKNEYFILCIYSFISQLYDYINCTKEALNLIDKGINNIKYKKNEPIKYELIFIKGIIYKRNGSYLESYKYLEQCRNYNVDDRFINTKTIKTCLKCGLIKDARKIATLFTNPLDNNFLKNINETQCFWLEYNISLSYINNHPNIHLNNYLNPEESNIYNFNDDDKSINNSNNFNLKKIILLDNELISKNKFNDYSKGLNLLHLAHKQFIDIHEDQICFYHYALRKMLFKTYRHLLYMTGNIFSSRFYRKIGKNIIKILLNMHDYNISEKNESNKNSKKKNKLNTSNQEDNEFYEHIKNDPLENSMIYMNTFLSQPNVDISVYKLNYEIIKRKDKDYVKMINIILKMKSIFPHHNYNHKMAPLISHYLCTVSLNNMNEEIKKEITNKLNQIFNLNHSEYKDELLKQMRKKYIDDFIQFFNDHKKGDLCYYQSALEMYIECDETIDERLLRNIEINPEKNKLERCFKFLKFLIKNKKKYPELVDVINNFKDICKNVFPLAIAFH, from the exons atgaaaaaagaagtTGCAGATAATAACAAATTACCAAATAAGGAAATGAATAATTTCCGATTAATGACTCAATTgatagaattaaaaaaacataaaaaagcatataaaatatgtgagcaaattttaaaaaaatatcccAAAAACGGAGAAACGTTAGCTGTGAAAGGATACTTACTAAATTTGTTAGAcgagaaaaataaagaagaagcatttaaatttattaaagaaggaataaaaaataatttatttagtaGTTTTTGTTGGTATTTATATGGGTGTTtatacaaaatttataaaaattatgatgaatctttaaaatgttttatgAAGGCTATccaattaaataaatatgattaTAAAGCATTAAAAGAGGCATgtatacttttattatatttaaaaaaatatgagcAATTTAAGGATTTACGATTAGATATGTATAAAGATAGTGCTAAAGGTGTGAGAGATAAAgctgttttaattttttcatttcatttattaaaaaattatgaaaagtGTTATGTTGTTATTAAGCAAATAGAAAACGAATTATTTAATGATAATGATTTGACTAGTAATGAAAAACATgatcttttaatatatatgagtGAAATACTGTTAGAAGGGAAAATGTATAATGAATGTTtggtatttttaaaaattcatgaGAAAGAATTAATAGATAAATTATGGTTATATCAAATGATGggattaatatatttatatgaaaataatttttctcaagcaaattttttttttaaagaagctttttcctttaattatgaaaatttaaatttactcttattaattttatttacagaaaataattacaacatcggaaataaaagaaataataatgaaggaATAAAAAGAATGGTAGATGAAAAAGATAATGTAAATTTATTACAAAGTGGATCAGATGAAAAAAGAACTATATCCAGTTTATTTTATCTcgattataaaaatgagcATAAAGTAAGtgaaaaagtaaatattaataaaaatgtaaaagtGTTATTACATGACTGCATTTTAGATATATATGGATCTGATAGAAACTTAAAGTTATTATCAAAAAtggataaaaatattttgaacgATTACGTATGTCATAATTTAGAAATGCATaaatatgatatatatacaatttcTGAGTTTAATAATTTcgttaatataaatttaatagatGAATCTAAATTTAAAAGTAATTTAGATTCAAGTAAtgtaaatgaatatattaattcattaaaaataaatttaaaaaaagaaaatattagcTTATCATCGAACAAAGATATATATTCCTATAACAATATTCATTGGTCAGAAATTTTTGATGTTGATCTTCTGTATTgtcataaaagaaaatttgaaaaaaatatgaatatattatatttttataaaattaaaaattttaacgaagaagaagaaaattgTTTTgagaattattttaaaaatttacaaagaaAATATGCAAAatcaaatttattaaaaatatttcctttacatttttataatgaaaaaaagttCTCTTATTATGTGGAAAAATTACTTCGTAGTTTATGCTTTCAGAATTCTTTAACAATTTTTAGTTATTTCAAATCCctttttacatttaaaaatattaaaattattctttttttacttcATAAATACATTGATAATTATGATAAAGTAAAGGaaatatattcgttttttgATGACGAGTATAATAATTGTAATGATTCTAGTTCTCTAACGGAAAACatacaaaaagaaaacaaaatgAAGAATATTAGTAACAATGTAAATAATGATTttgaaaaaagagaattcATACttgaaaatgatttaaaaaacaatatGATAGAACAAAATGTAGATACaaatgaagaagatgaaaaaaaaaacaataaaagcgcaaaaaacataaaaaaagaaaatagtgATAGTGAAAAATGTTATGGCACAAAGTTggaagaaagaaaaaatggaATTAATGAAAAACGATTAGAAGATTTcatagaagaaaaagaagaattaaaCAATATGATAGCAATATCATCATTAGGAAGAGAATCAAAGaaagatgaaaaagaagtaaaaaactctgataaagaaaaaaaggaaataaaaattgatttAAAAAGAGAACGCTTaacaaaagaagaaaaaaatgaatattttattttatgtatatattcttttattagtCAATTATATGATTATATTAATTGCACAAAAGAAGCATTAAATCTTATTGATAAAggtattaataatattaaatataaaaaaaatgaacctataaaatatgaattaatttttattaaaggaatcatatataaaagaaatggaAGTTATTTAGAatcttataaatatttagaaCAGTGTAGAAATTATAATGTTGATGATAGATTTATTAATACTAAAACAATTAAAACTTGCTTAAAATGTGGACTAATAAAAGATGCAAGAAAAATTGCAACTCTTTTTACAAATCCACtagataataattttttaaaaaacataaatgaaACACAATGCTTTTGGCTAGAATATAATATATCCTTAAGTTATATTAATAACCACCCTAATatacatttaaataattatttaaatcctGAAGaaagtaatatttataattttaatgatgaTGATAAAAGCATCAACaatagtaataattttaatttaaaaaaaattattttattagataatgaattaatttcaaaaaacaaatttaatGACTACAGCAAAGGATTGAATCTTTTGCATTTGGCTCATAAGCAATTTATTGATATTCATGAAGATCAAATTTGCTTTTATCATTATGCGTTAAGAAAGATGCTATTTAAAACATACAggcatttattatatatgacAGGAAACATTTTTTCTAGTAgattttatagaaaaattggaaaaaatattattaaaattctGTTAAATATGCACGATTATAATATttcagaaaaaaatgaatcaaACAAAaatagcaaaaaaaaaaataaattaaatacttCAAATCAAGAGGACAATGAATTTTATGAgcatattaaaaatgatcCTTTAGAAAATTCTATGATATACATGAACACATTTTTATCACAACCAAATGTTGATATATCTGTTTATAAGTTAAATTATGAAAtcataaaaagaaaag ACAAAGACTATGTAAAGATGattaatatcattttaaaaatgaagtcAATATTTCCGCATCATAATTATAATCACAAAATGGCTCCACTGATTTCTCATTATTTATGTACAG tttcactaaataatatgaatgaagaaataaaaaaagaaataacaaataaattaaatcaaatatttaatttaaatcattCGGAATATAAGGATGAGTTATTAAAacaaatgagaaaaaaatatatagatgaTTTTATccaattttttaatgatcATAAAAAAGGAGATTTGTGTTATTATCAATCAG CTTTAGAAATGTATATTGAATGTGATGAAACAATAGATGAAAGATTATTAAGAAATATTGAAATTAACccagaaaaaaataaattagaaagatgttttaaatttttaaaatttttaattaagaaCAAAAAGAAGTATCCAGAATTAGTCGatgttataaataattttaaa gACATATGCAAAAACGTATTCCCATTAGCAATAgcttttcattaa
- the TFB2 gene encoding RNA polymerase II transcription factor B subunit 2, putative, translating to MVKIRKNVENMEIYDYMKDLNENIWEYFFDDSLAHETIFHSLNELEQIIISRLLFIQQVVSERAMRLWINPHFLKNLSEGIKNLVDAKILIGSDTKKDNYSQYKINDKFRYTLLNKIYKCNENNIFIFNYNIKEQIEREKNLHKNNLFPTKEEIFSYAQTKWNNLLHFIASPKMNNLNSYLACDNNSNMENNYSNLDYSYSNNFKNDDLNKNKSIYKMSHYTPFKKNGKKYQDEEEEYENYEDEQFEEGDEEEEDNQEYQEEADHKENEQLSQEEYDQLEEKKESKEYYDYEQENSNYMYENTYIGKHNSSNINKVNNENINQYDYYKKKKKKKKKKNIYAYKQNELYYKSLQNKENGYIEEENSTFFFSNEKDTFSYIPCGSVIKVLKRKNFILDDSNNNKAISMSREAFSWFLKDLRSRIVSLVLEYLLIIDDGNVTNIAQEVSTKYKKKNNIDNNNSSYAYDKDKNDSSTDHSYITKKNKDPKKSETYVKEILLFILSISQCDISQPIFLDNLTISQKEFIDFGMHIGLFYKPNENYIFTTPYALLLTINNTNTQSYLSLLSNMTVEGLCNDRFKKKLSEKYFHPYLLLQEQNQIMDKSSDDKGIQIMDKNKITNKLINESLYSEKKMNENDNLEIGLIVQSNFKVYLYTSSLLKINILSHLCELQARTPNMVVGILTRRSVLNAYNSDITANQIIKFLESYSHPCKSNFKNTIPINVITQLKLWESERHRLTFEDAIVFKTFEKEFLPYLYQQIVIWANSKNYLLYYTPWPKNNSKEFDVWLKSEKYLCCIYESKNEIIDKIKEIREKLLKKRQKQ from the coding sequence atggTAAAGATACGTAAGAATGTTGAAAATATGGAAATCTATGATTATATGAAggatttaaatgaaaatatatgggaatatttttttgatgaTTCTTTAGCTCATGAAACAATTTTTCATTCGTTAAATGAATTAGaacaaattattatttctcGATTGTTATTTATTCAACAAGTTGTTTCAGAAAGGGCTATGAGATTATGGATAAAtcctcattttttaaaaaatttaagtgaaggcataaaaaatttagtagatgcaaaaatattaataggaagtgatacaaaaaaagataattatagtcagtataaaataaatgataaatttCGATATACTTtactaaataaaatttataaatgcaatgaaaataatatttttatatttaattataatattaaagaacaaatagaaagagaaaaaaatttacataaaaataatttatttccaACAAAAGAGGAAATTTTTAGTTATGCTCAAACTAAATGGAATAATTTATTGCACTTTATTGCCTCCCctaaaatgaataatttaaattcatACTTGGCTTGTGACAACAACAGTAATAtggaaaataattattcaaaTTTAGATTATTCATACTCaaacaattttaaaaatgatgatttaaacaaaaataaatcgATATATAAAATGTCTCACTATActccttttaaaaaaaatggaaaaaaatatcaagACGAAGAAGAAGAATATGAAAACTATGAAGACGAGCAATTTGAAGAAGGGGacgaagaagaagaagataaTCAAGAATATCAAGAAGAAGCAGAtcataaagaaaatgagCAATTAAGTCAGGAAGAATATGATCAACTTGAAGAGAAAAAAGAATCAAAAGAGTATTATGACTATGAACAAGAAAATAGTAATTATATGTACGAGAATACTTACATAGGTAAGCATAATAGttctaatattaataaagtaaataatgaaaatataaatcaatatgattattataagaaaaaaaaaaaaaaaaaaaaaaaaaaaaatatatatgcatataaacaaaatgaattatattataaGAGTTTGCAAAACAAAGAAAATGGCTAtatagaagaagaaaatagtactttttttttttctaatgaaAAAGATACTTTCTCTTATATTCCATGTGGAAGTGTAATTAAAGtattaaaaaggaaaaatttcattttagaTGATTCAAACAATAATAAAGCTATAAGTATGAGTAGAGAAGCATTTTCTTGgtttttaaaagatttaaGAAGTAGAATAGTATCTTTAGTTCTTGAATATTTACTAATAATAGATGATGGAAATGTGACAAATATAGCTCAAGAAGTTTccacaaaatataaaaagaagaataatattgataataataatagtagtTATGCATATGACAAAGATAAGAATGATTCTTCCACTGATCATtcatatataacaaaaaaaaataaggatcCCAAAAAATCTGAAACGTATgttaaagaaattttattattcattttatctATATCTCAATGTGATATCAGTCAACCTATATTTCTAGATAATTTAACAATATCTCAGAAGGAATTTATTGATTTTGGTATGCATATTGGCTTGTTTTATAAGCCGAATGAAAACTACATATTCACAACTCCATATGCTTTATTATTAACTATTAATAATACTAATACACAATCTTATTTGTCCTTATTGAGTAATATGACTGTCGAAGGGCTATGCAATgatagatttaaaaaaaaattaagtgaaaaatattttcatccTTATTTATTATTGCAAGAACAGAACCAAATAATGGATAAATCTTCGGATGATAAAGGTATTCAAATTAtggataaaaataaaataaccaataaattaattaatgaaAGTTTATattctgaaaaaaaaatgaatgaaaatgataatttagAAATAGGTTTAATTGTTCAAAGTAATTTTAAAGTATACTTATACACATCATCTttgttaaaaattaatattttgagTCATTTATGTGAATTACAAGCAAGAACACCAAATATGGTAGTAGGAATATTAACAAGAAGAAGTGTACTAAATGCATATAACTCTGATATCACAGCAAatcaaataattaaattcttAGAATCGTATTCTCATCCATGCAaaagtaattttaaaaataccaTACCTATAAATGTAATTACTCAATTAAAACTATGGGAGTCAGAGAGACATCGTTTAACCTTTGAAGATGCTAttgtttttaaaacatttgaaaaagaatttttgCCTTACTTATATCAACAAATTGTTATATGGGCtaatagtaaaaattatttactttaCTATACACCTTGGCCGAAAAATAATTCCAAAGAGTTTGATGTTTGGTTAAAATCAGAAAAATATCTTTGTTGTATTTATGAATccaaaaatgaaataattgataaaattaaggaaataagagaaaaattattaaaaaaaagacaaaaacaataa